Proteins from a single region of Orcinus orca chromosome 20, mOrcOrc1.1, whole genome shotgun sequence:
- the IRGQ gene encoding immunity-related GTPase family Q protein isoform X2 → MPPPRGDVTVLFLGPPGSGKSAVIAALCDKDVETVEIPDGRPDSELPSLRAAGPGLFLGELSCPPAAPGPWAAEANVLVLVLPGPEGSEEPLAPALGEAARAALARGTPLLAVRNLRPEESQNVAQARDQTAARLDSAGLGAATLFVLQTDCRSSDGCEELERLRATLRSQAEALQRLLPPAQDGFEVLGAAELEAVREAFETGGLEAALSWVRAGLERLGSARLDLAVAGRADVSLVLNMLLGLDPDDPGAVPASAPAEPMPYPAPERPNVVLWTVPLGSAGTAAAPHPTHYDALILVTPGAPTEKDWAQVRPLVLPDTPLVCVRTDGEGEDPESLDEEEKSGESLENAGGGGFENARSEGREKRGPGSQKAGSGEGSEDAGSESLQPVGVGVKKPGSGDSERAATLSPEDETWEVLEEAPPPVFPLRPGGLPGLCEWLRRALPPAQAGALLLALPPASPRAARTKAAALRAGAWRPALLASLAAAAAPVPGLGWACDVALLRGQLAEWRRALGLEPAALARRERALGLTPGELAERTRFPGPVTRAEVEARLGSWAGEGTAGGAALGALSFLWPAGGAAATGGLGYRAAHGVLLQALDEMRADAEAVLAPQVPAQ, encoded by the exons ATGCCTCCGCCGCGGGGTGACGTGACCGTCTTATTCCTGGGGCCTCCGGGCTCGGGTAAGTCTGCTGTGATCGCAGCGCTGtgtgacaaggatgtggagacgGTAGAGATCCCCGACGGACGGCCGGATTCCGAGCTCCCCAGCCTGAGAGCTGCAGGCCCAGGCCTCTTCCTGGGCGAGCTGAGCTGCCCACCCGCAGCGCCGGGGCCCTGGGCGGCGGAAGCCAACGTGCTGGTATTGGTGCTGCCCGGCCCCGAGGGGAGTGAGGAACCCTTGGCCCCAGCGCTGGGGGAGGCAGCGCGGGCCGCCTTGGCCCGAGGAACACCCCTGCTGGCTGTGCGGAACCTTCGTCCCGAGGAGTCACAGAATGTAGCCCAGGCTCGGGATCAGACCGCAGCCCGGCTGGACAGCGCCGGGTTGGGCGCCGCGACTCTCTTTGTGCTACAGACCGACTGCCGCAGCAGCGACGGCTGCGAGGAGCTGGAGCGCCTGCGGGCGACGCTGCGGAGTCAGGCGGAGGCGCTGCAGAG GCTCCTGCCACCGGCTCAGGATGGCTTCGAGGTGCTGGGCGCTGCAGAGTTGGAGGCTGTGCGCGAGGCCTTCGAGACGGGTGGCCTGGAGGCGGCGCTGTCATGGGTTCGGGCCGGCCTGGAGCGACTGGGCAGCGCGCGCCTGGACCTGGCCGTGGCCGGTAGGGCTGACGTGAGCCTTGTGCTGAACATGCTACTCGGGTTAGATCCTGACGACCCAGGTGCGGTGCCTGCTTCGGCGCCCGCGGAGCCCATGCCCTACCCGGCCCCAGAGCGCCCCAATGTGGTGCTCTGGACCGTGCCTCTGGGCTCCGCGGGCACTGCTGCCGCCCCCCACCCAACCCACTACGACGCTCTCATCCTCGTCACCCCTGGGGCCCCCACTGAGAAGGACTGGGCCCAAGTCCGGCCCTTGGTGCTACCAGATACGCCGCTGGTCTGCGTGCGAACAGACGGCGAGGGCGAGGATCCGGAGTCCCTGGACGAAGAGGAAAAGAGCGGCGAGAGCTTAGAGAACGCAGGCGGAGGGGGGTTTGAGAATGCACGCAGTGAGGGGAGGGAGAAACGTGGCCCTGGATCGCAGAAAGCAGGCAGTGGGGAAGGTTCAGAGGACGCAGGCAGCGAGAGTTTGCAGCCGGTTGGCGTCGGCGTGAAGAAACCGGGCAGCGGGGACTCAGAGCGCGCGGCCACACTGAGCCCAGAGGATGAGACGTGGGAGGTGCTGGAGGAGGCGCCGCCGCCGGTGTTCCCGCTGCGGCCGGGCGGCCTCCCGGGGCTGTGCGAGTGGCTGCGGCGTGCGCTACCCCCGGCCCAGGCCGGGGCGCTGCTTCTGGCTCTGCCACCCGCGTCTCCCCGCGCGGCCCGGACCAAGGCTGCGGCGCTGCGGGCCGGGGCGTGGCGGCCGGCCCTGTTGGCTAgcctggcggcggcggcggccccggtaccggggctgggctgggcctgcGACGTGGCGCTCCTGCGAGGTCAGCTGGCCGAGTGGCGGCGGGcgctggggctcgaacccgcggcGCTGGCACGACGCGAGCGCGCGCTGGGCCTGACGCCGGGGGAGCTGGCCGAGCGGACACGCTTCCCGGGTCCGGTGACGCGCGCCGAAGTGGAGGCGAGGCTGGGCTCGTGGGCGGGCGAGGGCACCGCCGGGGGCGCGGCGCTGGGCGCGCTCTCCTTCCTGTGGCCGGCGGGCGGCGCGGCGGCCACCGGGGGCCTGGGCTACCGCGCGGCGCACGGCGTCCTGCTGCAGGCGCTCGATGAGATGCGGGCCGACGCTGAAGCAGTGCTGGCACCGCAGGTGCCCGCGCAGTGA
- the IRGQ gene encoding immunity-related GTPase family Q protein isoform X1, producing MTSAMPPPRGDVTVLFLGPPGSGKSAVIAALCDKDVETVEIPDGRPDSELPSLRAAGPGLFLGELSCPPAAPGPWAAEANVLVLVLPGPEGSEEPLAPALGEAARAALARGTPLLAVRNLRPEESQNVAQARDQTAARLDSAGLGAATLFVLQTDCRSSDGCEELERLRATLRSQAEALQRLLPPAQDGFEVLGAAELEAVREAFETGGLEAALSWVRAGLERLGSARLDLAVAGRADVSLVLNMLLGLDPDDPGAVPASAPAEPMPYPAPERPNVVLWTVPLGSAGTAAAPHPTHYDALILVTPGAPTEKDWAQVRPLVLPDTPLVCVRTDGEGEDPESLDEEEKSGESLENAGGGGFENARSEGREKRGPGSQKAGSGEGSEDAGSESLQPVGVGVKKPGSGDSERAATLSPEDETWEVLEEAPPPVFPLRPGGLPGLCEWLRRALPPAQAGALLLALPPASPRAARTKAAALRAGAWRPALLASLAAAAAPVPGLGWACDVALLRGQLAEWRRALGLEPAALARRERALGLTPGELAERTRFPGPVTRAEVEARLGSWAGEGTAGGAALGALSFLWPAGGAAATGGLGYRAAHGVLLQALDEMRADAEAVLAPQVPAQ from the exons ATGACGTCAG CCATGCCTCCGCCGCGGGGTGACGTGACCGTCTTATTCCTGGGGCCTCCGGGCTCGGGTAAGTCTGCTGTGATCGCAGCGCTGtgtgacaaggatgtggagacgGTAGAGATCCCCGACGGACGGCCGGATTCCGAGCTCCCCAGCCTGAGAGCTGCAGGCCCAGGCCTCTTCCTGGGCGAGCTGAGCTGCCCACCCGCAGCGCCGGGGCCCTGGGCGGCGGAAGCCAACGTGCTGGTATTGGTGCTGCCCGGCCCCGAGGGGAGTGAGGAACCCTTGGCCCCAGCGCTGGGGGAGGCAGCGCGGGCCGCCTTGGCCCGAGGAACACCCCTGCTGGCTGTGCGGAACCTTCGTCCCGAGGAGTCACAGAATGTAGCCCAGGCTCGGGATCAGACCGCAGCCCGGCTGGACAGCGCCGGGTTGGGCGCCGCGACTCTCTTTGTGCTACAGACCGACTGCCGCAGCAGCGACGGCTGCGAGGAGCTGGAGCGCCTGCGGGCGACGCTGCGGAGTCAGGCGGAGGCGCTGCAGAG GCTCCTGCCACCGGCTCAGGATGGCTTCGAGGTGCTGGGCGCTGCAGAGTTGGAGGCTGTGCGCGAGGCCTTCGAGACGGGTGGCCTGGAGGCGGCGCTGTCATGGGTTCGGGCCGGCCTGGAGCGACTGGGCAGCGCGCGCCTGGACCTGGCCGTGGCCGGTAGGGCTGACGTGAGCCTTGTGCTGAACATGCTACTCGGGTTAGATCCTGACGACCCAGGTGCGGTGCCTGCTTCGGCGCCCGCGGAGCCCATGCCCTACCCGGCCCCAGAGCGCCCCAATGTGGTGCTCTGGACCGTGCCTCTGGGCTCCGCGGGCACTGCTGCCGCCCCCCACCCAACCCACTACGACGCTCTCATCCTCGTCACCCCTGGGGCCCCCACTGAGAAGGACTGGGCCCAAGTCCGGCCCTTGGTGCTACCAGATACGCCGCTGGTCTGCGTGCGAACAGACGGCGAGGGCGAGGATCCGGAGTCCCTGGACGAAGAGGAAAAGAGCGGCGAGAGCTTAGAGAACGCAGGCGGAGGGGGGTTTGAGAATGCACGCAGTGAGGGGAGGGAGAAACGTGGCCCTGGATCGCAGAAAGCAGGCAGTGGGGAAGGTTCAGAGGACGCAGGCAGCGAGAGTTTGCAGCCGGTTGGCGTCGGCGTGAAGAAACCGGGCAGCGGGGACTCAGAGCGCGCGGCCACACTGAGCCCAGAGGATGAGACGTGGGAGGTGCTGGAGGAGGCGCCGCCGCCGGTGTTCCCGCTGCGGCCGGGCGGCCTCCCGGGGCTGTGCGAGTGGCTGCGGCGTGCGCTACCCCCGGCCCAGGCCGGGGCGCTGCTTCTGGCTCTGCCACCCGCGTCTCCCCGCGCGGCCCGGACCAAGGCTGCGGCGCTGCGGGCCGGGGCGTGGCGGCCGGCCCTGTTGGCTAgcctggcggcggcggcggccccggtaccggggctgggctgggcctgcGACGTGGCGCTCCTGCGAGGTCAGCTGGCCGAGTGGCGGCGGGcgctggggctcgaacccgcggcGCTGGCACGACGCGAGCGCGCGCTGGGCCTGACGCCGGGGGAGCTGGCCGAGCGGACACGCTTCCCGGGTCCGGTGACGCGCGCCGAAGTGGAGGCGAGGCTGGGCTCGTGGGCGGGCGAGGGCACCGCCGGGGGCGCGGCGCTGGGCGCGCTCTCCTTCCTGTGGCCGGCGGGCGGCGCGGCGGCCACCGGGGGCCTGGGCTACCGCGCGGCGCACGGCGTCCTGCTGCAGGCGCTCGATGAGATGCGGGCCGACGCTGAAGCAGTGCTGGCACCGCAGGTGCCCGCGCAGTGA